One region of Daphnia pulicaria isolate SC F1-1A chromosome 7, SC_F0-13Bv2, whole genome shotgun sequence genomic DNA includes:
- the LOC124348463 gene encoding estradiol 17-beta-dehydrogenase 11-like yields the protein MRKIIDLVYDVAMIFYYVIKAILVPWIPIKYRSKDISGQIALVTGAGGGIGRLLAVGLSKEGCKVVCWDVAKQANEETVRLIQKSKGQAYAYQVDLSKREEVYQMAQRVKREVGIVSILVNNAGVVSGKVLLDCSDEQIQRTFDVNVLAHFWTVKSFLSDMIKQDLGHIVTVASLAGLNGTDRLVDYCSSKFAAVGFDESLRTELAVYGRKGIKTTVVCPYLVNTPLFAGAKSKVVPALEPEDVAQAAINSILTDEEVCVVPRYASFLTTLRKMFPVNAQLVAHRALRLGEVMNTFEVAKPKHN from the exons ATGcgaaaaattattgatttagTTTATGATGTAGCTATGATTTTTTACTACGTCATTAAAGCAATTTTAGTGCCTTGGATTCCCATCAAGTATCGTTCTAAAGATATTTCTGGTCAAATTGCTCTTGTCACGGGAGCCGGTGGCGGAATTGGTCGACTTTTGGCCGTTGGTCTATCAAAAGAGGGATGTAAAGTTGTATGCTGGGATGTAGCCAAGCAAG CGAATGAGGAGACTGTTCGATTGATTCAAAAGTCAAAAGGACAAGCGTATGCCTATCAAGTTGATTTGAGTAAACGTGAAGAGGTTTATCAAATGGCCCAGCGCGTAAAACGGGAAGTTGGAATA gtTTCTATTTTGGTGAATAACGCTGGTGTAGTCTCGGGTAAAGTTCTTCTTGATTGCTCGGACGAACAGATCCAGCGGACTTTTGATGTTAACGTCCTGGCTCAtttttgg ACAGTCAAAAGTTTCCTATCTGACATGATTAAGCAAGATTTGGGCCACATTGTTACCGTGGCCAGTTTAGCTGGCCTTAACGGAACTGACCGATTGGTGGATTACTGTTCTTCCAAATTCGCAGCTGTCGGATTCGACGAATCGCTCCGAACGGAACTGGCT GTGTATGGACGGAAAGGAATCAAAACGACG GTCGTATGTCCTTATCTCGTCAACACTCCACTTTTTGCGGGTGCCAAATCAAA ggTTGTACCCGCTTTGGAACCGGAGGACGTTGCGCAAGCAGCTATCAATTCCATTTTAACAGACGAAGAAGTGTGCGTCGTTCCGCGCTATGCCTCATTTTTAACGACGTTAAGAAA AATGTTTCCAGTGAATGCCCAGCTCGTTGCTCACCGCGCACTGAGATTGGGGGAAGTGATGAACACTTTTGAAGTGGCCAAACCAAAACACAACTGA
- the LOC124351016 gene encoding valine--tRNA ligase-like isoform X2, with translation MEEVQVTASNESGAEALPAKTPKQLKKEAEKAAKLEKFKAKKEKLTETKASEKPKKEVPVKPKAADIEIPQLPPGQKKDTTCPMPESYSPRYVEACWYSWWEKEGYFAPEYNRDIKAPNPNGQFVMVIPPPNVTGSLHLGHALTNSVEDTITRYHRMTGKTTLWVPGCDHAGIATQVVVEKKLWREEKINRHDLGREKFIEKVWEWKNEKGHRIYEQLKKMGSSLDWNRASFTMDPKLCKAVLEAFVTMHQDGTIYRSTRLVNWSCTLKSAISDIEVDKVELPGRTQLSVPGYKEKIEFGVIVSFAYKIDGSDEEIVVATTRVETMLGDTGIAVHPQDPRYTHLVGKYALHPFCQRKLLIVADDYVDKDFGTGAVKITPAHDPNDYDLGKRHNLAMITIFSDDGQIIGDCGQFTGMKRFDARKAVLEALEQVGQYRGTADNPMVVPVCSRSKDIVEPMIKPQWYVKCDQMAADAAEAVRSGKLKVVPEMHQKTWFSWMDNIRDWCISRQLWWGHRIPAYFVTIDEPSAKVGDEADNEFWVSGRTEAEARTNAAKRFNVPEEKIILKQDQDVLDTWFSSALFPFSVFGWPDKTDELDVFFPTTLLETGHDILFFWVARMVFFGQKLMGKLPFSEVYLHAMVRDAHGRKMSKSLGNVIDPLDVIYGISLEGLMAQLDGSNLDPAEVGRAKEGQKQDYPQGIPECGTDALRFALCQYTAQGRDINLDVKRVQGYRFFCNKLWNATRFALTYLQGSEIQTLNEVQLSLMDKWILSCLSTAVSACNAGFQQYDFPRATSAIYNFFLYELCDVYLEAVKPVFQGSDESAKSAARSVLVTCIDTGLKLISPFMPFISEELWQRLPRPESVQKTLPPSICIAPYPTDAEFQVWKDEELEENVKLVSRIVSSVRSVRASYMLPNKTKTKLVLRCSDQEVVDMLTHFTGNISTLSFCQPVSVSTDGGNTRGCAIVTVSDKCDAIVHLEGLIDVQKEKTRITGLVEKKRQQLDKLQEGMVVPNYTEKVPLTVQETNKEKEVELETELQQLDAAFATLSTMD, from the exons ATGGAAGAAGTGCAAGTAACAGCAAGCAACGAAAGTGGAGCTGAAGCTCTACCAGCAAAAACCCCAAagcagttaaaaaaagaagctgaAAAAGCagcaaaattggaaaaatttaaggccaagaaggaaaagttgaCAGAAACTAAAGCATCTGAGAAACCCAAAAAGGAAGTCCCAGTCAAACCAAAAGCAGCTGATATTGAAA TTCCACAACTTCCACCTGGTCAGAAGAAAGATACCACTTGTCCAATGCCAGAGTCTTACAGTCCACGCTATGTGGAAGCCTGCTGGTATTCATGGTGGGAAAAGGAAGGATATTTTGCCCCAGAGTACaat AGAGATATCAAGGCACCAAATCCCAATGGTCAGTTTGTCATGGTTATCCCTCCGCCAAACGTAACAGGATCTCTCCACTTGGGTCACGCTCTGACCAATTCCGTCGAGGATACCATAACACGGTACCACAGGATGACTGGAAAGACAACTTTGTGGGTGCCTGGATGTGATCATGCTGGCATTGCCACTCAG GTGGTCGTGGAGAAAAAACTTTGGCGTGAGGAAAAAATTAATCGTCATGATCTAGGACGTGAAAAGTTCATCGAAAAAGTGTGGgaatggaaaaatgaaaagggcCATCGCATTTACGAGCAGTTGAAGAAAATGGGATCGTCACTAGATTGGAATCGAGCATCCTTCACGATGGACCCAAAATTGTGCAAAGCTGTTCTTGAAGCTTTTGTCACGATGCATCAGGACGGCACAATTTATCGATCCACCCGTTTAGTCAACTGGTCTTGCACGCTCAAATCCGCTATATCCGACATTGAGGTCGACAAGGTTGAGCTTCCAGGTCGCACACAGCTTTCGGTCCCCGGCTACAAGGAAAAGATCGAATTTGGCGTCATTGTTTCCTTCGCCTACAAAATCGATGGGTCCGATGAAGAAATTGTTGTTGCAACCACTCGTGTGGAAACCATGTTGGGCGATACGGGTATTGCTGTACATCCGCAAGATCCGCGCTATACCCATCTGGTGGGTAAATATGCCCTGCATCCCTTCTGCCAGCGTAAGCTACTCATTGTAGCTGACGACTATGTCGACAAGGATTTCGGAACAG GTGCTGTCAAGATTACACCTGCTCATGATCCTAACGATTACGACCTGGGTAAGAGACATAATCTTGCCATGATTACGATCTTCAGCGATGATGGGCAGATCATTGGAGATTGCGGCCAATTCACCGGTATGAAGCGTTTCGACGCACGCAAAGCCGTCCTTGAGGCGTTGGAGCAAGTTGGACAGTACCGTGGTACAGCAGATAATCCTATGGTGGTTCCTGTCTGCTCTCGTTCCAAGGACATTGTGGAACCCATGATCAAGCCTCAGTGGTATGTCAAATGCGACCAAATGGCAGCTGATGCAGCTGAAGCTGTCCGATCTGGGAAGCTCAAGGTCGTGCCAGAGATGCACCAGAAAACGTGGTTCAGCTGGATGGACAACATCCGAGACTGGTGTATTTCTCGACAGCTTTGGTGGGGTCACCGTATCCCAGCCTACTTCGTCACCATAGACGAGCCATCAGCCAAAGTAGGAGACGAAGCTGACAATGAGTTCTGGGTGTCTGGGCGTACAGAAGCTGAAGCCAGAACTAACGCTGCTAAGCGGTTCAACGTTCCCgaagaaaaaatcattctCAAACAGGATCAAGATGTTCTTGATACTTGGTTTTCATCTGCCCTTTTCCCATTCTCCGTGTTTGGTTGGCCTGACAAG ACGGATGAACTGGACGTGTTTTTCCCAACTACTTTGTTAGAAACAGGCCATgatattctcttcttttgggtTGCAAGAATGGTGTTTTTTGGACAAAAGCTGATGGGAAAACTTCCCTTCTCTGAAGTGTATCTTCACGCCATGGTCCGCGACGCCCATGGTCGCAAAATGTCGAAATCATTGGGCAACGTCATCGATCCTCTTGATGTCATTTACGGAATCAGCCTCGAAGGACTCATGGCTCAGTTGGATGGCAGCAATCTCGATCCAGCTGAagttggaagagccaaagagGGTCAGAAGCAAGACTACCCGCAAGGCATACCTGAATGTGGAACAGATGCTCTGCGCTTCGCTTTGTGCCAGTACACTGCACAGGGCAGAGATATCAACTTGGATGTCAAACGTGTTCAAGGATACCGATTTTTCTGCAACAAGCTTTGGAACGCCACCCGATTTGCTTTGACCTATCTTCAGGGTTCCGAAATTCAGACACTAAACGAG gTTCAACTAAGTTTGATGGATAAATGGATCTTGAGCTGCCTGTCCACTGCCGTTTCGGCCTGTAATGCGGGATTTCAACAGTACGATTTCCCCCGTGCCACCAGCGCAATTTACAACTTTTTCCTTTATGAATTGTGCGACGTTTACCTG GAAGCTGTCAAACCTGTTTTCCAAGGTTCAGACGAATCTGCAAAGTCTGCAGCTCGTTCGGTTCTCGTCACTTGTATCGACACCGGACTCAAGTTAATCTCGCCGTTTATGCCGTTCATTTCGGAAGAGCTGTGGCAGCGACTACCCCGCCCTGAATCCGTGCAGA AAACTCTCCCGCCGAGTATTTGTATCGCTCCTTACCCGACTGACGCCGAGTTTCAAGTCTGGAAAGATgaagaattggaagaaaacGTGAAATTGGTTAGCCGAATCGTGTCCAGCGTTCGGTCTGTCCGAGCCAGCTACATGCTACCAAACAAGACGAAAACTAAGTTGGTTTTAAGATGTTCCGATCAAGAG GTGGTTGACATGCTTACTCATTTCACGGGCAATATTTCCACGTTGTCCTTCTGTCAACCCGTTTCCGTCTCGACAGACGGAGGTAACACACGTGGCTGTGCTATTGTAACCGTTTCAGACAAGTGTGACGCCATCGTCCATTTGGAGGGTCTGATAGacgttcaaaaagaaaagacacgcATCACTGGCCTAGTGGAGAAGAAACGCCAACAATTGGACAAGCTCCAAGAAGGCATGGTAGTTCCAAACTATACCGAAAAAGTCCCTCTCACTGTTCAGGAGACCAACAAGGAGAAAGAGGTTGAACTTGAAACTGAGTTGCAGCAACTTGACGCGGCCTTCGCTACTCTTTCTACTATGGATTAA
- the LOC124351151 gene encoding epidermal retinol dehydrogenase 2-like — MLKLILETIYNLVMLFYYIVEALVVKFIPIRFRSKDISGQIALVTGAGGGIGRLIALGLSKLGCIVVCWDVAKQANEETARLIKMSKGQVYAYQVDLTKREEIYRAADRLKQEVGKVSILVNNAGVVTGKALLECSDELIQRTFDVNILAHFWTVKSFLPDMIMQDQGHIVTIASLAGLSGCNRLVDYCASKFAAVGFDESLRTELAVDGRKGIKTTVVCPFFVKTPLFAGIESKILPVLEPETVASETIDAILTEQPVCLIPSRLSILLGLKSMLPIKALISTHKAFGLDETMNAFDGPKTKYN, encoded by the exons ATGTTGAAGTTGATCCTTGAAACCATTTACAATCTGGTTATGCTCTTCTATTACATAGTCGAGGCACTAGTCGTCAAATTCATCCCCATTAGATTTAGATCGAAAGATATTTCAGGACAAATTGCACTGGTGACTGGAGCTGGTGGCGGAATTGGTCGACTTATTGCACTAGGACTTTCGAAACTTGGTTGCATAGTTGTGTGCTGGGATGTTGCCAAGCAAG CGAATGAAGAGACTGCCCGATTGATTAAGATGTCCAAAGGACAGGTTTATGCCTACCAAGTTGATTTGACTAAACGTGAAGAAATTTACCGAGCAGCAGATCGCTTAAAGCAGGAAGTTGGAAAA GTATCAATCTTGGTCAATAACGCCGGTGTGGTTACGGGTAAAGCGCTACTTGAATGCTCCGATGAACTTATCCAGCGCACTTTTGACGTCAACATTTTGGCGCACTTCTGG ACTGTTAAAAGCTTTTTGCCTGATATGATCATGCAAGACCAAGGTCATATCGTCACCATCGCCAGTTTGGCCGGTCTATCAGGATGCAATCGCCTAGTAGATTATTGCGCTTCGAAATTCGCTGCCGTTGGATTTGATGAATCTCTTCGCACCGAACTGGCC GTGGATGGACGTAAGGGCATCAAAACGACAGTGGTATGTCCCTTCTTTGTCAAGACTCCACTTTTTGCTGGTATCGAATCCAA GATTCTGCCCGTCCTAGAGCCTGAGACCGTAGCGAGTGAAACCATTGACGCCATTCTCACTGAACAACCTGTGTGCTTGATTCCTAGTCGCCTGTCGATTTTGCTGGGATTGAAATC CATGCTACCAATCAAAGCACTGATAAGCACTCACAAGGCGTTTGGTTTAGACGAGACGATGAATGCCTTCGATGGTCCCAAAACCAAATATAACTAG
- the LOC124351016 gene encoding valine--tRNA ligase-like isoform X1, protein MEEVQVTASNESGAEALPAKTPKQLKKEAEKAAKLEKFKAKKEKLTETKASEKPKKEVPVKPKAADIEIPQLPPGQKKDTTCPMPESYSPRYVEACWYSWWEKEGYFAPEYNRDIKAPNPNGQFVMVIPPPNVTGSLHLGHALTNSVEDTITRYHRMTGKTTLWVPGCDHAGIATQVVVEKKLWREEKINRHDLGREKFIEKVWEWKNEKGHRIYEQLKKMGSSLDWNRASFTMDPKLCKAVLEAFVTMHQDGTIYRSTRLVNWSCTLKSAISDIEVDKVELPGRTQLSVPGYKEKIEFGVIVSFAYKIDGSDEEIVVATTRVETMLGDTGIAVHPQDPRYTHLVGKYALHPFCQRKLLIVADDYVDKDFGTGAVKITPAHDPNDYDLGKRHNLAMITIFSDDGQIIGDCGQFTGMKRFDARKAVLEALEQVGQYRGTADNPMVVPVCSRSKDIVEPMIKPQWYVKCDQMAADAAEAVRSGKLKVVPEMHQKTWFSWMDNIRDWCISRQLWWGHRIPAYFVTIDEPSAKVGDEADNEFWVSGRTEAEARTNAAKRFNVPEEKIILKQDQDVLDTWFSSALFPFSVFGWPDKTDELDVFFPTTLLETGHDILFFWVARMVFFGQKLMGKLPFSEVYLHAMVRDAHGRKMSKSLGNVIDPLDVIYGISLEGLMAQLDGSNLDPAEVGRAKEGQKQDYPQGIPECGTDALRFALCQYTAQGRDINLDVKRVQGYRFFCNKLWNATRFALTYLQGSEIQTLNEASNRPMISRPSITPAFLAGLNARLEHVSYFSGCQYSAEDDLVWWQLDAGLGQRKIPSSYPHLERWFQHIGRLRKQVQLSLMDKWILSCLSTAVSACNAGFQQYDFPRATSAIYNFFLYELCDVYLEAVKPVFQGSDESAKSAARSVLVTCIDTGLKLISPFMPFISEELWQRLPRPESVQKTLPPSICIAPYPTDAEFQVWKDEELEENVKLVSRIVSSVRSVRASYMLPNKTKTKLVLRCSDQEVVDMLTHFTGNISTLSFCQPVSVSTDGGNTRGCAIVTVSDKCDAIVHLEGLIDVQKEKTRITGLVEKKRQQLDKLQEGMVVPNYTEKVPLTVQETNKEKEVELETELQQLDAAFATLSTMD, encoded by the exons ATGGAAGAAGTGCAAGTAACAGCAAGCAACGAAAGTGGAGCTGAAGCTCTACCAGCAAAAACCCCAAagcagttaaaaaaagaagctgaAAAAGCagcaaaattggaaaaatttaaggccaagaaggaaaagttgaCAGAAACTAAAGCATCTGAGAAACCCAAAAAGGAAGTCCCAGTCAAACCAAAAGCAGCTGATATTGAAA TTCCACAACTTCCACCTGGTCAGAAGAAAGATACCACTTGTCCAATGCCAGAGTCTTACAGTCCACGCTATGTGGAAGCCTGCTGGTATTCATGGTGGGAAAAGGAAGGATATTTTGCCCCAGAGTACaat AGAGATATCAAGGCACCAAATCCCAATGGTCAGTTTGTCATGGTTATCCCTCCGCCAAACGTAACAGGATCTCTCCACTTGGGTCACGCTCTGACCAATTCCGTCGAGGATACCATAACACGGTACCACAGGATGACTGGAAAGACAACTTTGTGGGTGCCTGGATGTGATCATGCTGGCATTGCCACTCAG GTGGTCGTGGAGAAAAAACTTTGGCGTGAGGAAAAAATTAATCGTCATGATCTAGGACGTGAAAAGTTCATCGAAAAAGTGTGGgaatggaaaaatgaaaagggcCATCGCATTTACGAGCAGTTGAAGAAAATGGGATCGTCACTAGATTGGAATCGAGCATCCTTCACGATGGACCCAAAATTGTGCAAAGCTGTTCTTGAAGCTTTTGTCACGATGCATCAGGACGGCACAATTTATCGATCCACCCGTTTAGTCAACTGGTCTTGCACGCTCAAATCCGCTATATCCGACATTGAGGTCGACAAGGTTGAGCTTCCAGGTCGCACACAGCTTTCGGTCCCCGGCTACAAGGAAAAGATCGAATTTGGCGTCATTGTTTCCTTCGCCTACAAAATCGATGGGTCCGATGAAGAAATTGTTGTTGCAACCACTCGTGTGGAAACCATGTTGGGCGATACGGGTATTGCTGTACATCCGCAAGATCCGCGCTATACCCATCTGGTGGGTAAATATGCCCTGCATCCCTTCTGCCAGCGTAAGCTACTCATTGTAGCTGACGACTATGTCGACAAGGATTTCGGAACAG GTGCTGTCAAGATTACACCTGCTCATGATCCTAACGATTACGACCTGGGTAAGAGACATAATCTTGCCATGATTACGATCTTCAGCGATGATGGGCAGATCATTGGAGATTGCGGCCAATTCACCGGTATGAAGCGTTTCGACGCACGCAAAGCCGTCCTTGAGGCGTTGGAGCAAGTTGGACAGTACCGTGGTACAGCAGATAATCCTATGGTGGTTCCTGTCTGCTCTCGTTCCAAGGACATTGTGGAACCCATGATCAAGCCTCAGTGGTATGTCAAATGCGACCAAATGGCAGCTGATGCAGCTGAAGCTGTCCGATCTGGGAAGCTCAAGGTCGTGCCAGAGATGCACCAGAAAACGTGGTTCAGCTGGATGGACAACATCCGAGACTGGTGTATTTCTCGACAGCTTTGGTGGGGTCACCGTATCCCAGCCTACTTCGTCACCATAGACGAGCCATCAGCCAAAGTAGGAGACGAAGCTGACAATGAGTTCTGGGTGTCTGGGCGTACAGAAGCTGAAGCCAGAACTAACGCTGCTAAGCGGTTCAACGTTCCCgaagaaaaaatcattctCAAACAGGATCAAGATGTTCTTGATACTTGGTTTTCATCTGCCCTTTTCCCATTCTCCGTGTTTGGTTGGCCTGACAAG ACGGATGAACTGGACGTGTTTTTCCCAACTACTTTGTTAGAAACAGGCCATgatattctcttcttttgggtTGCAAGAATGGTGTTTTTTGGACAAAAGCTGATGGGAAAACTTCCCTTCTCTGAAGTGTATCTTCACGCCATGGTCCGCGACGCCCATGGTCGCAAAATGTCGAAATCATTGGGCAACGTCATCGATCCTCTTGATGTCATTTACGGAATCAGCCTCGAAGGACTCATGGCTCAGTTGGATGGCAGCAATCTCGATCCAGCTGAagttggaagagccaaagagGGTCAGAAGCAAGACTACCCGCAAGGCATACCTGAATGTGGAACAGATGCTCTGCGCTTCGCTTTGTGCCAGTACACTGCACAGGGCAGAGATATCAACTTGGATGTCAAACGTGTTCAAGGATACCGATTTTTCTGCAACAAGCTTTGGAACGCCACCCGATTTGCTTTGACCTATCTTCAGGGTTCCGAAATTCAGACACTAAACGAGGCAAGTAATCGTCCAATGATTTCCCGTCCGTCCATCACTCCGGCTTTTCTTGCCGGTCTGAATGCTCGGCTCGAACACGTCTCCTATTTCAGCGGTTGTCAGTACTCTGCTGAAGACGATCTAGTCTGGTGGCAACTGGATGCCGGGCTGGGACAAAGGAAGATCCCGTCAAGTTATCCTCACTTGGAGAGATGGTTCCAACATATCGGCCGCTTGAGGAAGCAG gTTCAACTAAGTTTGATGGATAAATGGATCTTGAGCTGCCTGTCCACTGCCGTTTCGGCCTGTAATGCGGGATTTCAACAGTACGATTTCCCCCGTGCCACCAGCGCAATTTACAACTTTTTCCTTTATGAATTGTGCGACGTTTACCTG GAAGCTGTCAAACCTGTTTTCCAAGGTTCAGACGAATCTGCAAAGTCTGCAGCTCGTTCGGTTCTCGTCACTTGTATCGACACCGGACTCAAGTTAATCTCGCCGTTTATGCCGTTCATTTCGGAAGAGCTGTGGCAGCGACTACCCCGCCCTGAATCCGTGCAGA AAACTCTCCCGCCGAGTATTTGTATCGCTCCTTACCCGACTGACGCCGAGTTTCAAGTCTGGAAAGATgaagaattggaagaaaacGTGAAATTGGTTAGCCGAATCGTGTCCAGCGTTCGGTCTGTCCGAGCCAGCTACATGCTACCAAACAAGACGAAAACTAAGTTGGTTTTAAGATGTTCCGATCAAGAG GTGGTTGACATGCTTACTCATTTCACGGGCAATATTTCCACGTTGTCCTTCTGTCAACCCGTTTCCGTCTCGACAGACGGAGGTAACACACGTGGCTGTGCTATTGTAACCGTTTCAGACAAGTGTGACGCCATCGTCCATTTGGAGGGTCTGATAGacgttcaaaaagaaaagacacgcATCACTGGCCTAGTGGAGAAGAAACGCCAACAATTGGACAAGCTCCAAGAAGGCATGGTAGTTCCAAACTATACCGAAAAAGTCCCTCTCACTGTTCAGGAGACCAACAAGGAGAAAGAGGTTGAACTTGAAACTGAGTTGCAGCAACTTGACGCGGCCTTCGCTACTCTTTCTACTATGGATTAA
- the LOC124351017 gene encoding trafficking protein particle complex subunit 4-like: MAIYSLYILSKSGGLIYQYDHTSIKVEVEKTFSYPLDIQLTEQNKRIVVAYGQKDGINVGHNLLAVNGTQLNGTSLEDGQEVTAFLANESNYPVSLKFGRPKLSTNEKIFLASMFYPLYAIASQLSPELKSSGIEVLEADTFKLHCFQTLTGIKFLIVAEPKQMNVEHLLRRVYELYADFALKNPFYSLEMPIRCEQFESNLQLLLEQQEKSGVNTV; the protein is encoded by the exons ATGGCTATTTAcagtttatatattctttctAAAAGTGGAGGGTTGATTTATCAATACGATCACACTTCAATCAAAGTAGAAGTGGAGAAAACTTTCAGTTATCCCTTAGATATTCAGTTGACCGAGCAAAACAAACGTATTGTTGTTGCTTACGGTCAGAAAGATGGAATTAATGTTGGACACAATCTTTTAGCAGTGAACGGAACCCAGCTGAATGGAACATCACTAGAAGATGGGCAAGAAGTGACTGCTTTTTTAGCTAATGAATCAAACTATCCTGTCAGTCTGAAATTTGGaaggccaaagctcagcactaatgaaaaaatatttttgg CCAGCATGTTTTATCCATTATATGCCATTGCAAGCCAGCTAAGTCCTGAACTGAAGTCATCTGGAATTGAAGTTCTTGAAGCTGATACATTTAAGCTACATTGCTTTCAGACATTAACAG gTATAAAATTCCTCATTGTTGCTGaaccaaaacaaatgaatgtaGAACATCTTCTTCGAAGAGTTTATGAGCTTTATGCTGATTTTGCATTAAAGAATCCATTTTATTCCCTTGAAATGCCAATAAGATGTGAACAATTTGAGTCCAATTTACAACTACTGCTagaacaacaagagaaaagtGGTGTTAATACTGTTTAG
- the LOC124348462 gene encoding short-chain dehydrogenase/reductase family 16C member 6-like, which yields MGAFTDVAYNVVMIFYYIIKAVVVPWIPIKYRSKDISGQIALVTGAGGGIGRLLAIGLSNEGCKVVCWDVAKQANEETVRLIHMSKGQAFAYQVDLSKREEVYQMAQRVKREVGKVSILVNNAGVVSGKVLLDCSDEQIQRTFDVNVLAHFWTVKSFLPDMIMQDMGHIVTVASLAGLTGSDRLVDYCSSKFAAVGFDESLRTELAIDGRKGIKTTVVCPYLVNTPLFAGAKSKFLPALEPEDVAQAAINSILTDEEMCVVPRYISCLMILKRFLPVKAQIASHRALGLGEMMNNFEVAKPKHN from the exons ATGGGCGCCTTTACGGATGTAGCTTATAACGTGGTTATGATTTTCTACTACATCATTAAAGCAGTTGTAGTGCCTTGGATTCCCATCAAGTATCGTTCGAAAGACATTTCTGGACAAATTGCCCTTGTCACCGGGGCCGGTGGCGGAATTGGTCGACTGTTGGCCATTGGTCTATCGAACGAGGGATGTAAAGTTGTGTGCTGGGATGTAGCCAAGCAAG CGAATGAGGAAACCGTTCGATTGATTCACATGTCGAAAGGACAAGCTTTTGCCTATCAAGTGGACTTGAGTAAACGTGAAGAGGTTTACCAAATGGCCCAGCGGGTAAAACGAGAAGTCGGAAAG GTTTCTATTTTGGTGAATAACGCTGGGGTAGTTTCGGGTAAAGTACTTCTCGATTGCTCGGACGAACAGATCCAGCGGACTTTTGACGTTAACGTTCTAGCTCATTTTTGG acTGTCAAAAGTTTCCTACCTGATATGATCATGCAAGATATGGGCCATATTGTTACCGTCGCCAGTTTAGCTGGTCTAACCGGAAGTGACCGATTGGTGGATTACTGTTCGTCCAAATTCGCAGCTGTCGGATTCGACGAATCGCTCCGGACGGAACTGGCT ATTGATGGACGGAAAGGAATCAAAACGACG GTGGTATGTCCATATCTCGTCAATACTCCACTTTTCGCGGGAGCCAAATCAAA gtTTTTACCCGCTTTGGAACCGGAGGACGTAGCTCAAGCAGCTATCAATTCCATTTTAACAGATGaagaaatgtgcgtcgttccGCGCTATATCTCTTgtttaatgattttaaaaag ATTTTTACCGGTGAAAGCTCAGATTGCTTCTCACCGCGCTTTGGGACTTGGGGAAATGATGAACAATTTTGAAGTTGCCAAACCAAAACAcaactaa